One genomic window of bacterium includes the following:
- a CDS encoding SGNH/GDSL hydrolase family protein, which produces MEIRDGQTILFIGDSITDCGRRATERPLGNGYVKLFSDMLIIREHQKAITVINKGISGDVVTGLRNRWDDDVLRNKPDWLSIKIGINDIHRTLRRSSDAVPPELYREAYQDIISRTISTLPACKLILIDPFYISNETSPDSFRSAVLKLLPEYLQIVDELSVKYNALHIKTHKIYQRLLKNHEPDTFCAEPVHPNLTGHLVIADALYTALNSK; this is translated from the coding sequence ATGGAAATCAGGGATGGACAAACAATTCTCTTTATAGGAGACAGTATAACGGATTGTGGAAGACGTGCGACTGAACGCCCATTGGGTAACGGCTACGTTAAATTATTCTCGGATATGCTAATAATTCGAGAACATCAAAAAGCTATAACTGTTATTAATAAAGGTATAAGCGGTGATGTTGTTACAGGACTAAGGAATCGCTGGGATGACGATGTTTTGCGTAATAAACCTGACTGGCTTTCGATTAAGATTGGCATAAATGATATTCACAGAACTCTAAGGCGAAGTTCAGATGCAGTCCCTCCAGAGTTATACAGGGAAGCATATCAGGACATTATCTCACGGACTATATCTACTTTACCTGCGTGTAAACTTATCCTCATAGATCCTTTTTATATAAGTAATGAGACTTCGCCAGACTCATTTCGCAGTGCTGTTTTGAAATTATTGCCAGAATACTTACAGATTGTTGATGAACTTAGTGTGAAATATAACGCGCTTCACATCAAGACACACAAGATATATCAACGGCTGCTCAAAAATCATGAGCCTGATACATTTTGCGCAGAGCCTGTTCACCCAAACCTCACAGGACATCTGGTTATAGCAGATGCTTTATACACTGCCCTTAATTCAAAGTGA